The Mytilus galloprovincialis chromosome 7, xbMytGall1.hap1.1, whole genome shotgun sequence genome has a window encoding:
- the LOC143083608 gene encoding uncharacterized protein LOC143083608 isoform X3, with amino-acid sequence MKIEIRLCVCVALAAVCIVGVRSAGSYGGRSYGGGTYGGGGYGRGVYRRTASYGGSGYGSYGKGGGYRPTSRGGGSLYYPYYYPVPYFVGGGRRRGGNVRVTPAIIARTGGRRRGGGGGGGLFGGGGGGFGGIFSLIIMLFFLQFILGLIG; translated from the exons ATGAAAATAGAGATTCGATTGTGTGTATGTGTTGCCCTGGCGGCAGTATGCATTGTCGGCGTAAGATCAGCAGGTAGTTATGGAGGAAGAAGTTATGGCGGAGGAACTTATGGCGGAGGAGGTTATGGAAGAGGTGTTTATAGACGTACTGCATCATATGGCGGAAGTGGATACGGCAGTTACGGAAAAGGCGGTGGTTATCGTCCCACTAGTCGTGGGGGCGGTTCCTTGTATTACCCTTATTACTACCCGGTACCCTACTTTGTAGGTGGAGGACGACGAAGGGGAGGAAATGTGAGAGTTACTCCTGCCATAATTGCAAGAACAGGAGGAAGACGTAGAGGAGGAGGAGGTGGTGGGGGTCTTTTCGGAGGTGGCGGAGGTGGATTTGGAGGAATTTTTAGTTTGATCA tcaTGCTTTTCTTCCTTCAATTTATTCTTGGTCTCATAGGATAG